From the genome of Winogradskyella forsetii, one region includes:
- a CDS encoding translocation/assembly module TamB domain-containing protein, producing MDNTENIKTKTPKKRNYRWLRRTLRVLLGILVFLFLVILFVRSPWGQGIIVDKVVKYVSDKTNTKVDIEKLFITFDGDVQLDGLYLEDKKGDTLVYSKSLEANIPLWKMIRGEAVGVDALDWDGLRANIIRKDSIQGYNFQFLIDAFAATDSTAVATDTTSAPLNLVLGNLNFNNFDIVFDDAVAGIDSRFKIGKLEADMETTNIEAMIFEASTIELSNANIKFIQKPVALDTTASDVPLPKLAFENLALNNVVAYYESQPDRIIADVDISEFATEAPLINVEASDFNLKNITLKNSRISLTTEAEINGLTQKIEETKDDAKKDIEIFEWPQIKVNIAEIDFKNNQFNYRVGNAAPQKDVFNPNAIALSNLTLQAKDVLLEDKKATFNLEQLNFNEISGFNLKQLAVNFKATDQNMVLDDLKFQLNNNAISGDAKLDYQSLSQLIETPETTKVKLNLPAFRLSLSDLFKFQPDLKNNEYVKKLSEKPFKGHLNASGTLASINLTNTEVNWGKSTQISASGSIQNVTNPETLQFNIPQFSANTRRSDLIQFVSEKDLGVSLPNDVELTGNFNGSPTDISAKAKLTTTQGLATIDGNFKNENSIAYDASITIEDYKVNELLNNPQFGELSLTIDSEGNGKTINTLDASLDATVSKFQLNDYAIKDLNIKGNLKNGRGNVISKYKDDNLNVNLDAFVVLDSIAPEATLELNVIGANLQALGLMGRNVKTGMNIYADFKGNSKSYDLSAIIDDGVVVYDNRTYLLGSLKALAHVRADTSSVSLSNKMIDLDLKSNADPVTFSNALKRHVSSYFYRDEKIPDSITKFVNLKLEGSVSESPLLNDVFLVNVKDLDTIDISIDFNEKARKLKANITAPHINYSGNELDSLAFSMNTDKDNFKFNLGFENISAGPLEIPKTVITGNQTNNELSLNFLGYHNDEKLMNVNTKITGNRERLQFSVNPDSLILNKEKWMIPGSNEIVFVDKNLEFTDFKITKNNQSIEITDKLPNFTKQHIAIEFGNFEINEVFNYLNPETEIASGQLNGNFILEDPFANTGLVADLSIEQFNVLNTDLGVLSINGNSLGAGSYAFNAGLKGGDIDFDLVGDYMVSNNTANLDLNLDINTFKMKALNTLSLGEIKETDGSFSGAFKVTGTTTDPQYNGSITFDNAGFNIAKLNTKFKMANETLNIDNDGLSMSNFTISDENNNDLVLSGDIGTESFINPTFDLEVQANNFQVLNATQEDNEEFYGKVTFDANATLTGDLQIPKLSAKMTLGSETDLTYVLPSSLASIEERDGVVAFVNRENPDAILTQTEEQTATIKGFDISTQIKVGKEAAVTIIIDEETGDNFRVSGEGDFIFTMAPNGRITLSGGYEISDGHYELNLYNLVNRKFLIAPGSRVTWSGDPFDAKLDVRAIYNLETSASALMAPQISGADPSVKSKYRQVLPFKVYLNIDGELLQPQISFALDMPEEEQGAIGGQVYGRVQQVNQQEGELNRQVFSLLVLNRFYPEPGSDGSTGGFATIARDNLNDAVSEQLNAFSDKILGNTGIELDFGLDSYTDYQGNSPTNRTQLDVAAQKKLFNDRLTVRVGSEVDIEGSGSAEEETPLIGNVSLEYTLSEDGRYRLKGFRKSEFENVIDGQTIVSGIALIFTQEFNQFNELWDAIFRAQTQKKEKLEADKKAAEEKLKAKAEATDKSIEQKKN from the coding sequence TTGGACAATACCGAAAACATAAAGACCAAAACCCCTAAAAAACGAAACTATCGTTGGTTGCGCAGAACTTTACGCGTGTTACTGGGAATTCTTGTGTTTTTATTTTTGGTCATTCTTTTCGTCAGAAGTCCGTGGGGACAAGGCATCATTGTGGACAAAGTTGTAAAATATGTCTCCGATAAAACCAACACCAAAGTTGACATAGAAAAACTCTTTATTACATTTGATGGCGATGTACAACTCGACGGCCTTTATTTAGAAGACAAAAAAGGTGACACTTTGGTCTATTCCAAATCCCTTGAAGCCAACATTCCACTTTGGAAAATGATTAGAGGCGAAGCCGTTGGTGTCGATGCTCTTGATTGGGATGGTTTGCGTGCCAATATTATTCGAAAAGATTCCATCCAAGGCTACAATTTTCAGTTTTTAATAGATGCTTTTGCAGCAACAGACAGCACAGCTGTTGCTACAGATACAACTTCCGCACCTCTAAACCTTGTTCTTGGCAACTTAAACTTCAATAACTTTGATATCGTTTTTGATGATGCTGTTGCAGGAATTGATTCTAGATTTAAAATCGGTAAGCTGGAAGCGGATATGGAAACCACCAATATCGAAGCGATGATTTTTGAGGCTTCGACCATTGAACTTAGTAATGCCAACATCAAATTCATTCAAAAACCTGTTGCGCTTGATACGACAGCTTCAGACGTACCTTTGCCAAAATTAGCGTTTGAAAATTTAGCTTTAAACAACGTGGTCGCTTATTACGAATCCCAACCCGACCGAATCATCGCAGATGTTGACATTTCGGAGTTCGCGACAGAAGCTCCTCTTATAAATGTGGAAGCTAGTGATTTCAACCTTAAAAACATAACTCTCAAAAATTCTAGAATCAGCTTAACGACTGAAGCCGAAATCAATGGTCTTACTCAAAAAATAGAAGAAACCAAAGACGACGCCAAAAAGGACATTGAAATCTTTGAATGGCCTCAAATAAAAGTAAATATTGCCGAAATAGATTTTAAAAACAATCAGTTTAATTATCGTGTCGGCAATGCAGCACCGCAAAAAGATGTTTTTAACCCAAATGCTATTGCGCTTTCAAATTTAACGCTTCAAGCTAAAGACGTTCTATTAGAAGATAAAAAAGCAACATTCAATTTAGAGCAACTGAATTTTAATGAAATTTCAGGATTTAATCTCAAGCAATTGGCAGTTAATTTTAAGGCTACAGACCAAAATATGGTTTTAGATGATTTGAAATTCCAACTGAATAACAATGCCATTTCGGGTGATGCAAAATTAGATTACCAGTCCCTTTCGCAATTAATTGAAACACCCGAAACTACCAAAGTAAAATTGAATTTACCAGCGTTTCGTTTGTCATTGTCAGATCTCTTCAAGTTTCAACCCGATTTAAAAAATAACGAATATGTCAAAAAACTAAGCGAAAAACCGTTTAAAGGACATCTCAATGCCTCAGGAACTTTAGCGTCCATAAATCTAACAAATACTGAAGTCAATTGGGGAAAATCAACTCAAATTTCGGCTTCAGGATCCATTCAAAATGTAACCAATCCTGAAACACTTCAATTTAATATTCCACAGTTTTCTGCAAACACAAGACGTTCGGATTTAATTCAGTTTGTAAGTGAAAAAGATCTAGGAGTCAGCTTACCTAATGACGTTGAACTCACAGGTAACTTCAACGGAAGTCCAACAGATATTTCCGCAAAAGCAAAACTGACAACTACTCAAGGTCTGGCCACTATAGATGGGAATTTCAAAAATGAAAATAGCATTGCTTACGACGCTTCGATTACCATTGAAGATTATAAAGTCAACGAATTGCTTAACAACCCTCAATTTGGAGAATTAAGTTTAACCATTGATTCGGAAGGAAACGGAAAAACTATTAACACTTTGGATGCCTCTTTGGATGCGACCGTTTCAAAATTCCAACTTAATGATTATGCTATAAAAGACCTTAATATCAAAGGCAATTTAAAAAATGGCAGAGGTAATGTGATTTCAAAATACAAAGACGACAACCTAAATGTAAATCTAGATGCTTTTGTGGTTCTCGATTCAATTGCACCAGAAGCCACGTTAGAGTTGAATGTCATTGGCGCAAATCTACAAGCACTTGGACTCATGGGTCGCAACGTAAAAACCGGCATGAATATTTACGCAGATTTTAAAGGCAATAGCAAAAGTTATGACCTGTCTGCAATTATTGATGATGGTGTTGTAGTATATGATAACAGAACCTATTTGTTGGGCTCACTAAAGGCTTTGGCCCATGTTAGAGCAGACACGTCATCGGTGTCCTTGAGCAATAAAATGATTGATTTAGACTTAAAGTCAAATGCCGATCCTGTAACTTTTAGCAACGCTTTAAAACGGCATGTGTCCAGTTATTTTTATCGCGATGAGAAAATTCCGGATTCTATTACCAAATTCGTCAATCTAAAACTTGAAGGAAGCGTTTCAGAATCGCCCTTACTGAACGATGTATTTTTAGTAAACGTAAAAGATTTGGACACTATTGATATTTCCATAGATTTTAACGAAAAAGCTAGAAAATTAAAAGCCAATATTACCGCACCACATATAAATTACAGTGGCAATGAACTCGATAGCTTAGCGTTTTCCATGAATACGGATAAGGACAATTTCAAATTCAATCTTGGTTTTGAAAACATAAGCGCCGGACCTTTAGAAATTCCTAAAACCGTCATTACCGGAAATCAGACCAATAACGAATTGTCATTAAATTTTTTAGGCTATCACAATGATGAAAAACTGATGAACGTCAATACAAAAATCACAGGAAATCGTGAACGTTTGCAATTTTCAGTTAATCCCGATAGTTTAATCTTGAATAAGGAAAAATGGATGATTCCAGGTTCCAATGAAATTGTTTTTGTGGACAAAAATCTAGAATTCACGGATTTTAAAATCACTAAAAACAATCAATCCATTGAAATTACAGATAAATTACCCAATTTCACAAAGCAACATATCGCTATAGAGTTTGGGAATTTTGAAATTAACGAGGTCTTCAATTATTTAAATCCAGAAACTGAAATAGCATCAGGGCAACTCAACGGTAATTTCATTCTCGAAGATCCTTTTGCAAATACAGGTCTTGTTGCAGATTTAAGTATTGAACAATTCAATGTGCTCAACACAGACTTAGGCGTATTGAGCATCAATGGAAACTCTCTTGGAGCAGGTAGTTATGCATTTAATGCAGGATTAAAAGGTGGTGATATCGATTTTGATTTGGTTGGTGATTATATGGTTAGTAATAATACAGCCAATCTCGATTTGAATTTAGACATCAACACGTTTAAAATGAAAGCCCTCAATACCCTATCATTAGGTGAAATAAAAGAGACAGACGGAAGTTTTTCTGGTGCCTTTAAAGTTACAGGCACCACTACTGATCCACAATATAATGGTTCAATAACTTTTGATAATGCGGGTTTCAATATCGCTAAACTGAATACAAAATTCAAGATGGCCAATGAAACCCTTAACATTGATAACGACGGCCTGTCTATGTCCAATTTTACCATAAGCGACGAAAACAATAATGACTTGGTTTTGTCTGGAGACATAGGCACTGAAAGTTTTATAAATCCAACATTTGATTTAGAGGTTCAGGCAAACAATTTCCAAGTGCTGAATGCCACACAAGAAGATAATGAAGAATTCTACGGAAAAGTGACCTTTGATGCCAATGCCACTCTTACTGGTGATTTACAAATTCCAAAATTGAGCGCTAAAATGACTTTAGGTTCAGAAACTGATCTTACTTATGTATTGCCATCAAGCCTTGCCAGTATTGAGGAACGCGATGGTGTTGTTGCTTTTGTGAATCGTGAAAATCCAGATGCCATTCTTACACAAACCGAAGAACAAACAGCGACTATAAAAGGTTTTGATATTTCAACTCAAATTAAAGTTGGTAAAGAAGCGGCAGTAACCATTATTATTGATGAAGAAACCGGTGATAATTTCAGGGTTTCAGGTGAGGGCGATTTTATATTTACAATGGCACCCAACGGACGTATCACATTAAGTGGTGGTTATGAAATATCAGATGGCCATTACGAACTTAACCTTTATAATCTGGTCAATAGAAAATTTTTGATTGCGCCCGGAAGTCGCGTGACATGGTCTGGAGATCCATTTGATGCGAAATTGGATGTCCGCGCCATTTACAATTTAGAAACTTCGGCTTCTGCACTTATGGCGCCTCAAATTTCTGGAGCAGATCCATCTGTGAAAAGTAAATACAGACAAGTACTACCTTTTAAAGTATATCTAAATATTGATGGCGAATTATTACAACCTCAAATCTCGTTTGCTTTAGATATGCCTGAAGAAGAACAAGGTGCCATTGGTGGACAAGTTTACGGTAGGGTTCAACAAGTAAATCAACAAGAAGGTGAACTTAATCGACAAGTCTTTTCATTATTGGTGCTCAACCGTTTTTACCCAGAACCTGGAAGCGATGGAAGTACAGGTGGCTTCGCAACCATTGCTAGGGATAACCTAAACGATGCCGTTTCTGAACAACTCAATGCCTTTTCAGATAAAATATTAGGCAACACAGGTATTGAGCTCGATTTTGGTCTTGATAGCTACACAGACTATCAAGGAAATTCCCCAACCAACCGAACACAATTGGATGTTGCGGCCCAAAAGAAACTTTTTAATGATAGATTAACGGTAAGAGTGGGTAGTGAAGTAGATATTGAAGGCAGTGGGTCAGCAGAAGAAGAGACACCATTAATTGGTAATGTGAGTTTAGAATACACCCTTTCCGAGGATGGCAGATACCGACTGAAAGGTTTTAGAAAAAGTGAATTTGAAAACGTAATTGATGGACAAACTATTGTAAGTGGAATAGCCCTTATTTTTACACAGGAATTCAACCAATTTAACGAACTTTGGGATGCCATTTTCCGTGCTCAAACTCAAAAGAAAGAAAAACTGGAAGCCGATAAAAAAGCGGCTGAGGAAAAACTAAAAGCCAAAGCGGAGGCCACAGATAAAAGCATTGAACAGAAAAAGAATTAA
- a CDS encoding membrane dipeptidase: MSKSYIDLHCHPALKPFGKSFKYQPPKQNNLDSGRKNSIWHYSPPNYLEKHVNLLLTLTKFTQTDLTALAKTNCNIVVISLYPFEKHFLKDKMLGFKFIPDLLVNLAAGVSQKRIDNLRNHSSYFQDLNDEYNYYMQLNNMAQIVDDITFTYRLVSNYSEIQTNIETSTDKRRIISLVPTIEGAHAFETGMDKDKDTADEATVLQHIEMVKNWEHKPFFITLAHHFYNEICGHARSISIGLIKKEQNRGLNTDVTELGFKVIDKLLDNSENKRILIDVKHMSTASRKTYYNLLKTKYASENIPIIVSHGAVNGKRSIEEWNNSDSDLSDNFSDIDINLYDSELVRIAKSKGIFGLQLDERRVGSKKAIRSSRTYWPSKKRRYRNKSQLIWNQLQHMAEILDKHNLFCWETMAIGSDFDGIVNPIKGLWTAENIEDIKPYLIEKAKNYLQSNASKLQPQNQISATEIIDRLLFINADEFLKRNFI; encoded by the coding sequence ATGAGCAAGTCATATATAGATTTACATTGCCATCCGGCTTTAAAACCTTTTGGAAAAAGTTTTAAATACCAACCACCAAAACAGAATAATCTCGATAGTGGTCGTAAAAATTCCATTTGGCATTACAGTCCGCCAAATTACCTAGAAAAGCATGTCAATCTTTTACTCACGCTCACAAAATTCACGCAGACCGATCTCACGGCTTTAGCAAAAACAAATTGCAACATTGTGGTCATTTCATTATATCCTTTTGAAAAACATTTTTTAAAGGATAAAATGTTAGGCTTTAAATTCATTCCTGATCTCTTAGTGAATTTAGCTGCAGGAGTCAGTCAGAAACGTATCGATAATTTAAGAAATCACTCTAGTTATTTTCAAGATTTGAATGATGAGTATAATTATTATATGCAACTTAATAATATGGCTCAGATTGTAGATGATATAACATTTACTTATCGTTTAGTCAGCAACTATTCTGAAATTCAAACCAATATAGAAACCTCTACGGACAAAAGAAGAATAATCAGCTTAGTACCAACCATAGAAGGCGCTCATGCTTTTGAAACTGGAATGGACAAAGATAAAGACACAGCCGATGAAGCCACCGTTTTGCAACATATTGAAATGGTAAAAAACTGGGAACACAAACCGTTTTTTATCACTTTAGCGCATCATTTCTATAATGAAATTTGTGGTCATGCCAGAAGCATCAGTATAGGATTAATTAAGAAAGAACAAAATCGTGGCCTCAATACAGATGTTACTGAATTAGGCTTTAAAGTTATAGACAAACTTTTGGATAACTCGGAAAACAAACGCATTCTTATCGACGTAAAACACATGAGCACCGCATCTCGAAAAACCTATTACAACTTATTGAAAACCAAATATGCTTCTGAAAATATTCCGATTATTGTCAGCCATGGTGCCGTAAATGGTAAGCGTTCTATCGAAGAATGGAACAATTCCGACTCCGACCTCAGCGATAATTTCAGTGATATCGACATCAACTTATATGATTCTGAACTTGTACGCATTGCAAAATCCAAAGGTATTTTTGGGTTACAATTAGACGAGCGACGTGTTGGTAGTAAAAAAGCGATTAGAAGCTCACGCACTTACTGGCCCAGCAAGAAAAGACGCTATAGAAACAAATCTCAATTAATCTGGAACCAACTGCAGCACATGGCAGAAATTCTGGATAAACATAATTTATTCTGCTGGGAAACCATGGCAATCGGTTCAGATTTTGATGGCATTGTTAATCCTATAAAAGGACTTTGGACTGCTGAAAATATTGAAGATATCAAACCTTATCTCATCGAAAAAGCTAAAAATTATCTTCAATCCAATGCTTCAAAATTACAGCCTCAAAATCAAATTTCGGCTACGGAAATTATCGACCGTCTATTATTTATCAATGCTGATGAATTTTTGAAACGAAATTTTATTTGA
- a CDS encoding alpha/beta fold hydrolase — MGKLNYIHISDFNTESGKTYTINLSYQTFGKVLHNAPIVLVNHALTANSNIIGEHGWWNDLIGPNKCIDTDSYTILAFNIPGNGYDTKAENLIENYKDFTARDIAKLFALGLEQLRIEQLFAVIGGSVGGGIAWELAALKPHLIEHLIPIATDWKSTDWLIANCHIQDAILNHSSDPLADARMHAMTLYRTPESLKQKFERTKRSNDLFNIESWLNYHGNTLTNRFNLSAYKMMNQILRTIDITAGRGDFLDVASKIESDIHIITINSDLFFKAEENWNSFVELKSRKENVNIHEIKSIHGHDAFLIEFDQLERFLKPIFKIKVKTSENSDKQVA, encoded by the coding sequence ATGGGAAAATTAAATTATATACATATATCAGATTTTAATACCGAATCAGGAAAGACTTATACTATAAATCTATCTTATCAAACCTTTGGAAAAGTACTGCATAATGCTCCTATTGTCTTGGTAAACCACGCTCTTACCGCTAATTCCAATATCATTGGAGAGCATGGCTGGTGGAATGATTTAATTGGCCCAAACAAATGTATAGATACGGATTCATATACTATTTTAGCATTCAATATTCCAGGGAATGGCTACGACACTAAAGCTGAAAATTTAATCGAAAACTACAAAGATTTCACGGCTCGAGATATCGCTAAATTGTTTGCCTTGGGACTGGAGCAATTAAGAATAGAGCAGCTTTTTGCGGTCATTGGTGGATCTGTTGGAGGTGGTATTGCATGGGAACTGGCGGCATTAAAACCTCATCTTATTGAACATTTAATTCCAATAGCTACGGATTGGAAATCTACGGATTGGTTGATTGCTAATTGCCATATTCAAGATGCAATTCTCAATCATTCTAGTGACCCATTAGCAGATGCGAGGATGCATGCCATGACCTTATATCGTACGCCAGAATCATTGAAGCAGAAGTTTGAAAGAACTAAAAGAAGTAATGACCTTTTCAATATTGAATCTTGGTTAAATTACCATGGTAACACGTTGACTAATCGTTTTAACCTATCGGCTTATAAAATGATGAATCAAATTTTACGCACTATTGATATTACCGCAGGACGAGGTGACTTTTTAGACGTCGCTTCAAAAATTGAATCCGATATTCATATTATCACCATTAATTCAGACTTGTTTTTTAAAGCGGAAGAAAACTGGAATAGTTTTGTAGAATTAAAGAGTAGAAAAGAAAATGTCAATATCCATGAGATAAAGTCCATTCATGGCCATGATGCATTTTTAATTGAATTTGATCAGTTAGAGCGTTTCCTTAAACCTATTTTTAAGATAAAAGTAAAAACTTCTGAAAATTCAGATAAACAAGTCGCGTAA
- a CDS encoding O-acetylhomoserine aminocarboxypropyltransferase/cysteine synthase family protein — MSTQKFATQALHAGHDVSQTGGTRAVPIYQTTSYVFDDSDDAAGRFNLSVPGFIYTRLNNPTNDILEQRLAALEGGIGAVATASGTAAISTTLLTLLRAGDHIVASSSLYGGTYNLLSVTLPRHGITTTFVDASEPENFEKAAQENTRAIFVESLGNPKLDVLDLEAISKAAKAHKVPLIVDNTVATPSLLNPIEYGANIVIHSLTKYINGNGTSLGGIIIDAGTFDWTNGKFPEFTEPSAGYHGLVYSEVIGPAAFIAKIRIEGLRDYGGALSPFNAFQIIQGLETLELRIQKHSENALELAKWLQAQPEVKWVNYPGLESSKYNSLAKKYLPKGQSGIVTFGYEGGYEAAKTIADTTKIFSLLANIGDTKSLIIHPASTTHQQLSDDAQETTGVTKDLIRLSVGLENIEDLKADLKEAFAAVKQKQALQN, encoded by the coding sequence ATGAGTACACAAAAATTCGCAACACAAGCGTTGCACGCAGGACACGACGTTAGTCAAACAGGAGGAACAAGAGCTGTTCCTATTTACCAAACCACATCTTATGTTTTCGATGATTCGGATGATGCCGCAGGACGATTCAATTTATCGGTTCCAGGATTTATTTACACACGTTTAAATAATCCAACAAACGATATTCTAGAACAGCGATTAGCAGCATTGGAAGGCGGCATTGGAGCCGTTGCAACAGCTTCCGGAACCGCAGCCATCTCAACAACATTGTTGACACTTCTACGTGCTGGAGACCATATTGTGGCTTCAAGTAGTTTGTACGGAGGAACCTACAATTTATTGAGTGTTACACTGCCAAGACACGGTATCACAACTACATTTGTGGATGCCTCTGAACCAGAAAATTTTGAAAAAGCCGCTCAGGAAAATACAAGAGCCATTTTTGTTGAATCTTTAGGAAACCCTAAACTCGATGTTTTAGATTTAGAGGCGATTTCAAAAGCAGCAAAAGCACACAAAGTTCCTTTAATTGTAGACAATACAGTGGCGACGCCTTCGCTTTTGAATCCAATTGAATATGGCGCTAATATTGTCATTCATTCTTTGACCAAGTACATCAATGGTAACGGAACGTCTTTAGGCGGAATTATTATTGACGCCGGAACTTTCGATTGGACCAACGGTAAATTCCCAGAATTCACAGAACCTTCTGCAGGTTATCATGGTTTAGTATATAGCGAAGTCATTGGACCTGCTGCCTTTATTGCAAAAATTAGAATTGAAGGCTTACGTGATTATGGTGGCGCATTGAGTCCGTTTAACGCATTCCAAATTATTCAAGGGTTGGAGACTTTAGAATTACGTATTCAAAAACATAGTGAAAACGCATTGGAATTAGCGAAATGGCTGCAAGCACAACCCGAAGTGAAATGGGTCAATTACCCTGGTCTAGAATCTAGTAAATATAATTCCCTTGCGAAGAAGTACTTGCCAAAAGGGCAAAGTGGCATCGTTACCTTCGGATATGAAGGCGGTTATGAGGCTGCAAAAACCATCGCAGATACCACCAAAATATTTTCTCTATTAGCCAATATTGGTGATACAAAATCATTGATTATTCATCCTGCAAGCACCACGCATCAACAATTAAGTGATGACGCTCAAGAAACGACTGGAGTGACCAAGGATTTAATTAGATTATCTGTTGGCCTAGAGAATATTGAGGACTTAAAAGCAGATTTAAAAGAAGCATTTGCGGCTGTAAAACAGAAGCAAGCACTTCAAAATTAG
- a CDS encoding 2-isopropylmalate synthase: MSDNNIQIFDTTLRDGEQVPGCKLNKEQKVIIAEQLDVLGVDVIEAGFPVSSPGDFKSVEAISKIVKNATVCGLTRSVQNDIKVAAEALKYAAKPRIHTGIGTSESHIVHKFKTTQDDILERAFAAVKYAKSFVEDVEFYAEDAGRTDNEYLARVCEAAIRAGATVLNIPDTTGYCLPSEYGAKIKYLKENVKGIEKAILSCHCHNDLGLATANSIEGVINGARQIECTINGIGERAGNTALEEVVMVLKQHPYLNLDTNINTSMLYGMSQLVSDSMGIYTQPNKAIVGSNAFAHSSGIHQDGVIKNRETYEIIDPKDVGVTESAIVLTARSGRAALAYRAKNVGYELTKLQLDDVYANFLKFADRKKQINDNDIHQIIETSKVYQQIISA, translated from the coding sequence ATGTCAGATAACAATATACAAATCTTCGATACAACTTTGCGTGATGGCGAACAAGTTCCGGGTTGCAAACTTAACAAGGAGCAAAAAGTTATTATCGCAGAACAGTTAGATGTCCTTGGGGTCGATGTGATTGAAGCTGGTTTTCCTGTGTCAAGTCCTGGTGATTTTAAATCGGTTGAAGCCATTTCAAAAATAGTGAAAAACGCAACGGTTTGTGGATTGACGCGATCGGTTCAAAATGATATAAAAGTAGCTGCAGAAGCCTTAAAATATGCTGCAAAGCCAAGAATCCATACAGGTATTGGGACTTCAGAATCACATATTGTTCACAAATTCAAAACGACTCAAGATGATATTTTAGAGCGTGCGTTCGCGGCTGTAAAATATGCAAAGTCCTTTGTTGAGGATGTTGAATTCTATGCCGAAGATGCTGGTAGAACAGATAACGAATATTTAGCAAGAGTCTGTGAAGCGGCAATTAGAGCTGGTGCAACCGTATTGAATATTCCAGATACAACAGGTTACTGTTTGCCAAGTGAATATGGCGCAAAAATTAAATATTTAAAAGAGAATGTAAAAGGTATAGAAAAAGCCATTCTATCCTGCCATTGTCATAATGATTTGGGTCTAGCAACGGCCAATTCCATTGAAGGTGTAATTAATGGTGCGAGACAAATAGAGTGTACCATTAACGGTATTGGGGAACGTGCCGGTAACACGGCTTTGGAAGAAGTGGTGATGGTTTTGAAACAACATCCTTACCTTAATTTAGATACCAATATCAATACGTCAATGCTGTATGGAATGAGTCAACTTGTTTCGGATAGTATGGGAATTTATACGCAACCAAACAAAGCCATTGTGGGATCTAACGCCTTTGCACATAGTTCTGGAATTCATCAAGATGGTGTCATTAAAAATCGTGAAACTTACGAAATCATTGACCCTAAGGATGTTGGTGTCACTGAATCTGCAATTGTGTTGACCGCAAGAAGTGGGAGGGCAGCTTTAGCTTACAGAGCTAAAAATGTAGGTTACGAACTTACGAAATTGCAATTAGATGATGTCTATGCCAACTTTTTGAAATTTGCTGATAGAAAAAAGCAAATCAATGATAACGACATTCATCAAATTATCGAAACCAGTAAGGTTTACCAACAAATAATTTCAGCTTAA